Within the Aspergillus luchuensis IFO 4308 DNA, chromosome 5, nearly complete sequence genome, the region AGGTATTATGTATTACTGAGAAATATCAGCTTTAGTAGCCTGTTTAGTTGAGTATTGGTCCTAAAATAAACAGCATCGTTTCATTGGCATTTAACGCTGAAGAGGGAAATAACATGCGCGGGGTGATTATGTATGTACTGACAAATATCAACTTTAGTGGCCCACTCACTTAAGCGTCAGTCCCTAAACCAAATAGCATCCCCACCTGGATAAGAAATCCGATACCTGAGCTAGAAAGGTCTATAAAGCAGTTATTCGTACCTAGCTAGGTAGTAGAGAACAACGATTGACTGACATACCCGTCCTCGTCCTATATTCTCTGGCCGCTTTCAATTTGCGACCTGTTTATTGAAGGTGCGCGTTGGAAATCAGGATCAGAATATGTCAACCCTCGAGCAGTGCATGTCCTCCCTTGGACCAGACGAATCGCATCGACTGGGACTCTACCGCTGTCACATAGAATCTTTTTACGCAACCCGCCTCGAATGTATCACAGCGGGATCACACGTCCAAGGATGTGTCTATTGCCACCAACAGAAAAGCTGATGTAGGCAGGTATGGACAAGTATCGTGAAATGGATCCAGCTTCTTAACAGACGCTCGGTCCTTCCTGAAACTATGTCCGACTTCGCAAGCTACTTGGGAATTGCTTCGGCCCTCAATCTACGCTACAAGGAAGCCCGCACAGCGATTGACCGCCTCGGATGCCCCGTCGATGACACCCTCGGTAGACTACGAAGAAGCTTTCCATCTCTGAAGTTTAGAGGAAACTCAACAATCCAGGCTTTGCTCCATGGAGCCACATCTGAGATGTAGTTTCATAGTGAGAAACTGTGCGCGTTCCGGCCATTGAATGAAACCACTGCTGTCGATGCGATTCGAGAGCTATATACCACCCTGGCAGTTGTTCTCACTAATAGCCCGGGGCCAGATCCAACTCGGCCGCTTCCACTTAGTAGACATTCAAGCAGCCTGCGGGTCTCTGGCGATGTCACCTTCGCCTGCGTCATGTATGCCAGCTGTTGGTTCGGAGATTACGTCCCTTCCTCGATTCCTCTTGTGCTTGAGATATGGTGTGCATGGTTTCCTACACGTCAGTCAGACGCCGATGTGTGTTTTGTACCTGCGAACCATCAGTATGTCGGCACTGGCCAGCATGATGCCCGCTACGAGTTGGAGGGCCATAATGCACGCGGGGTTGTCAACTTCACGCTTCGAAGCCTCCTACCCAGAGTCCGTCGCCACCGTGCACTTAATATCAACTCGTTTCGTGACATCATGGTTTTACGAAGCGGGATGTTGGTCTCAGACTGCGTAGACCACGACAACCGGGACATTGTAGCCTTTCTACAGAAGGCTGCACAACTTCCCGCGTTGATCATCCCCTCAGAGGCTATCGACCTGTGGTCCGGACAGCCGCTCGCCGAGCTCGACCGACTTGGCTTATACATACGACAGGTGAAGCACCTCACTGTCTGCACTCCAAGTCCTCGCAGAATGACCATAATATACACCTTTTTGTACTCTTTAACAAGCTCGCGGCAAAATGCTCATGTGCGTGGGCGAATAACACCTGATTCAAAGAAGAGCGTCAGCTGCTGTCCTGCCCCTTTTTGCAGCCAAAACGCCCCACCGCGTGAGCTTGATAGAGACTTGCCGTTATCACACAGTTCAGCATGGAACCCGCTGAGGCTCGTGTTGCAGGCAGCCCTTCAAGAAGGACTGGCCGCCGAGGAATGGCAGGTGAGTATAGACGCCCGAGTACGTCTATGCGATGAGTGGTCCCGCGGGTTGCAGCCTCAGTTCGGACAGTATAACCCTGTCGCAGCGGCGGTCGACGTGGCACCGCTTTGTATTCGAATTATGTTACGTCTAGCTCAAGAGATTTAAATTCCAGCTCCTCAGTTTACCAACACATTGTTTCAACATTGTTGAAAAGAGTACTCACCGCAAGACTAGTTGCTGGGATACAAATTTGGGTTTTATACTTCGTACGTACATAGCCAAGTAAATGTTCAAGCAGTTCCTGGAGCTCAAATAGAAGAGGCAGGCTCGTAGCTAGCCTTTCTATGACCCTTATCAAGTATAAAACACAAATTATTGAAAGTTTTCTTCTGTTCAAACAGATGACTTAGGATTAGTTCACAGAAACTACTTTCACACGGACGTACTCACATTTTTAGTTTGCCCGGCGTAGGCTGACATCTTACTACTTTAAAAGttctctatataatattgatTATTTGTGGCACAAAAACTTCATTTTCTCAAGTGGTCGTGGTGTTGAAAATCGGGCGGCAGGTGGTAAAGTACGTTAGTAATTAGCGCAACGGAGCTTCTTTTCCAACGGCGTTATGCAAGCTGATTGGACTGCAGATTATTTGTGATCATACTACAGAGTATGCAGATCTCATATAGTAGTTCAGCAAAAGGCGCGGGCTGCTGTTCGTCCCCACAGATGCAGGCAATGTGAGCTGTCTATTCTCGCCCAATCTTCCCAACCAGTCACTATACGGATTCGAATCTACACTGAAATATTCCATACGGGCAGCAACGTAGCCTTCACTCCggtcttattttttttatgttttttctttttttttcttttctcccttcgtGGATTTTAACTCCGTGAAATTTGGTGAGGTTAATTTACCCCTCATTCTATCTATTTTGACTGAACGATAGAATGGCCATGTATAGTTTTCGCAGATCGACCAAAGCCATGCCGCTCCTAATCACGACTCAAGCCGCGGCCGGAGTGACAGTGGGGGTAACCTTCATGACATGCGGCATTCTGTTTGCGACGGTCACCTTCCGTCTCGACCGTGACCCCCAACTGATCCAGGTGCTGAGCGACCTTGCCTGGCTGTACTTTACCATATTGATTCCAATGTTGATCCTGCAAGTCCTCCTCGTTGCCCAGGTCATTCGCTCTGATCGCCGTGTGCGGCCGGTCGTGCCCTCGTGGCTTGCATTGACCAATGAATTTCTTCCATTTGGGTGGTTTGGTGTCTTGGGGACTCATTGTCTGCATCACGGTCCTTTTCCATGGAGTGGAGGGATCACGTTCTGGCTCACAGCGGCTACCTATTTCGTCCATATGACGCTCGGCACGGCTTTCTTTTGGATCGCGGCCGGAGAGATAGAGGGACAATGAACACCACCGGGAATGCTGGCGTCACCCCCTCTTTGCTGCTTTCTGAGTATGACTCAACTTGCAAATGCCGATGGTGGGATACTCTCCTAGACAGGTCCCGATGGTTTTTCAGGGAGTCTGGATTGGCCCAGCACCAATCCCTGGCTGATGACCGGCCTGACCCGATGATTCTGCGCTGGGTAGGCTGGCTCACACTGGTCTGCACGGTGGCGTGGGCGCCTGGTCTCGGGGCGAATTTGGTCCACGACGGCCCAATGGCGTAGAATGGGAGCATCACCTTTTGGGTTCCGATGGTGGCGTTTTTTATTTAGCAGACGGTTTGGGCTGGTATATCTGGAAGGCGTCGGAAAAGCCCGATACGGTCAGCCAGGAGGAGCGGTCGAGTGAGGATGCTTGGTACTAGGATTTCGTTCTCTTTCTATCAGCTGAACTTGGAGAATGCTATATGAATTCAATTATGCCTGATACAATTAGGAATAGTCTACAAggtgaggaggttgttggaAGATTGCGTGCTTGAATTGCTGATAAGCATCGGCAATGTGATTAGGGAAGGAGAAACTGTTGGTGTAAAGTATCAGAGTCACTAGTTACAGAAAGCCTGGCCCCACCTCACATAATATCCAATTGACCAAAAATATATCTGGGCACAAATTTTCAACCCTTGTTAGTATTTCTACTTTAATAGGAGATGTTTTCTGCCGCGCCAGGCCACCTGCTCAAGGTAATTAGCACTGATGTCATCACTGAAATTATTACCCACAGTAACTCCATCTCCACGGCTTTTTtcagggaagaagaatgcccCCTCACCTGGTTTAACCATCTGAAATCATAACTATGGAAATCAGAATCATGCTGACCCACCCATGGGGCCGGGCCCACAGTTCGGTGGCTAGCTGAAGTTGGATCACGCGGGCTAGATACTGTGGAGTAAGATAAGTAAAATACCATCAAAAGTAAAACAGATCCATTGGCTCCTAAATTATATGAAATCCACTTCAGCTCCAATGAAAACATATGTCGAATTAGCACCGCATAAGGACGGTGTCACATGAGACTTGCTCATTGAATGTCCGGATTATGTAGGTAAGTGAAGACTCGATAGCTAGTCATTATGCGATGATTTAATCATGCAGCTTCACTTACATGGTTCATGGTACACGGCTTTgccgaaaaaagaaaaaaaaggcgATAGGAACTTGGCTAGACAACAGGACAGCCTCCTAGTGTCAGCGTCAAAATGAAATATGACTGTTCCCGTGCTGCATGTACTAACCATCTGCATTGAATGTAGATTATTGATCTTAATTTACACAATTGCAATTGTTCAATCGACTCTATCTAGTGTATATCCAGCCAGGAAATGTTCTACAGATGTGGCAATAATAAGACAAACAGACGAATAATCATGAACGACACAGGAAGGACTTATCAGAAGACGTTGCTGTCGTACTCTGTGATACCATTTCGACTTATGATTAAGGACTCAGACGTACGCACTACTACTGCTCCCAGAGCCGACTTTAGATTAATGATGGGAAGGATTGGCACGCTATTACAAATTAATATCTGTTTCTATATTACATGCCATCTACTAGGTTTTGGTTCCTAATAAGTATCATAGTGGATACGCCGTGATTATAACATGACGGCTAACCAGCCACTTTGCATGATAGGCTCTAGGAGCGGGCCGTGGCTGAAGAGCTGAGCATTAGTATTCTGCTTATCTTACTCTGCACTATCTAGCCCGCGTGATTTAACTTCAGCTAGCCACCGAACCATGGGCCCCATGGGTAGGTCAGTATGATTTCTGACTTCCATAGGTATTATTTCAGATGGTTAAACCAGGTGAGGAGatattctttctctctgaGTAGGGCCGTAGGGATGGTGCTACTCTTGGCAACAATTTCAGTTCAACATCAGGTGGATTATTAAGCATTActtcccctcttcaactAGTTAGCTTAGATCC harbors:
- a CDS encoding uncharacterized protein (TransMembrane:1 (o96-117i)); translation: MEWRDHVLAHSGYLFRPYDARHGFLLDRGRRDRGTMNTTGNAGVTPSLLLSEYDSTCKCRWWDTLLDRSRWFFRESGLAQHQSLADDRPDPMILRWVGWLTLVCTVAWAPGLGANLVHDGPMA